A window of the Brassica napus cultivar Da-Ae chromosome A2, Da-Ae, whole genome shotgun sequence genome harbors these coding sequences:
- the LOC106396149 gene encoding ATP-dependent DNA helicase DDX11-like isoform X2, translating to MKEMIDKTQLAEEKQEFPGFPYEPYSIQIDFMNALYRFLDKGGVSMLESPTGTGKSLSIICSALQWLLDRNEKLNNNSGSSDKVVVVGEEVDESEPDWIRNFTVNSHNDAKTNSKSPFRVKKHAKEKRDFDARKEEEVSIRKQEAGDEANEQEFCLEEYESEEDSSSKRKPVGGGFYTSSEDEEDGSDEEEEGGGGGLKVFYCSRTHSQLSQFVKELRKTVFAQRVRVVCLGSRKNMCINEDVLKLGNVGRINERCLDLQKKKTSLASKKKKNLGTNVKGGRTKSSSCRCPMLRKQSLQREFKAEILQQEAMDIEDLVQLGREMRTCPYYGSRRVAPAAELIILPYQSLLSKSSRESLGLNLKNSVVIIDEAHNLADTLLSMHDAKITISQLEDVHSSIESYLGRFQNLLGAGNRRYIQTLLILIRALLKPLATTSDGNLNSGNSGLDSGNPSKSKPCGGCSMAINDFLFSLNIDNINLVKLLAYIKQSNIIHKVSGYGERVAMLQKDPTAREEMSKLSSFRAFSDMLVALTHNNGDGRIIVSKMNSSTSGQKGGYIKYVMLTGAKLFSEVVDEAHAVVLAGGTLQPIEETRERLFPWLPSNQLQFFSCSHIVPSESIMPIAVSHGPSGLSFDFSHSSRSSTEMIQELGLLMSNLVALVPEGVIVFFSSFEYETQVHTAWTNSGILRRIMKKKRVFREPRRNTEVEAVLRDYKEAIESQRGAIMLAVVGGKVSEGINFSDGMCRCVVMVGLPYPSPSDIELLERIKHIEGLGDTESSKPCLTLVDDSYYSGDVREGFGVLRSCRRRGKEYYENLCMKAVNQSIGRAIRHAKDYSAILLVDARYANDPAKRTSHPSSKLPKWIKDHLIYSTKGYGDVHRLLHQFFKHKNVQKSS from the exons ATGAAGGAGATGATTGATAAAACACAGTTGGCGGAGGAGAAACAAGAGTTCCCGGGGTTCCCGTACGAGCCCTACTCGATCCAAATCGATTTCATGAACGCTCTCTATCGTTTTCTCGACAAGGGAGGCGTCTCCATGCTCGAAAGCCCCACTG GGACTGGAAAATCTCTAAGCATTATCTGCAGTGCTCTACAGTGGCTGCTCGACCGTAATGAGAAATTAAATAACAACTCAGGATCATCCGAtaaggttgttgttgttggtgaagAAGTAGATGAATCCGAGCCCGATTGGATTCGAAATTTCACTGTCAATAGCCATAATGATGCCAAGACCAATAGTAAATCTCCGTTTAGGGTCAAGAAACACGCCAAGGAGAAGAGAGATTTTGATGCGAGAAAGGAAGAAGAGGTTTCCATAAGGAAGCAAGAGGCTGGTGATGAGGCGAACGAGCAAGAGTTTTGTTTGGAAGAATACGAAAGCGAAGAGGATTCATCTTCAAAGAGAAAACCTGTGGGAGGAGGTTTCTACACCTCTTcagaggatgaggaagatggctcggacgaagaagaagaaggaggaggaggaggactcAAGGTTTTCTATTGCAGCCGGACTCATTCTCAGCTTTCTCAGTTTGTGAAGGAGCTGAGGAAGACTGTATTCGCCCAAAGAGTCAGAGTTGTATGTCTAGGCTCCCGAAAGAACATGTGCATCAATGAAG ATGTTCTTAAGCTTGGGAACGTGGGCAGAATCAACGAGAGGTGCTTGGATTtgcaaaagaagaagacatctcTAGCCTCTAAAAAGAAGAAG AATTTAGGTACAAACGTTAAGGGAGGACGAACCAAATCATCATCTTGCAGATGCCCGATGCTTAGGAAACAGTCACTACAGAGAGAGTTCAAGGCTGAGATTCTCCAGCAAGAAGCCATGGACATTGAGGATCTTGTCCAGCTTGGACGAGAGATGAGGACGTGTCCATACTATGGCTCTAGAAGAGTGGCCCCTGCAGCTGAACTTATTATTCTTCCGTACCAGTCTCTCCTGTCAAAGTCTTCGCGAGAATCTCTTGGTCTGAACTTGAAAAACAGTGTCGTCATAATAGACGAGGCTCACAATTTGGCTGACACTCTTCTCAGTATGCATGATGCAAAAATAACAATATCACAG TTGGAAGATGTACACAGCAGCATAGAGAGTTATCTTGGAAGATTCCAGAACCTCTTGGGAGCTGGGAACCGTAGATACATCCAAACTCTGTTGATTCTCATCCGAGCTCTCCTCAAACCTCTTGCCACCACCAGTGACGGGAATCTCAACAGTGGAAATAGTGGGCTTGATTCAGGAAACCCTTCTAAAAGCAAGCCTTGTGGTGGTTGCTCGATGGCGATAAATGACTTTTTATTCTCTCTGAATATAGACAATATAAACTTGGTCAAGTTACTCGCCTATATAAAGCAAAGCAATATCATTCATAAG GTGAGTGGATATGGAGAGAGAGTTGCTATGTTGCAGAAAGACCCAACGGCACGTGAGGAAATGAGCAAGCTATCAAGTTTTAGAGCTTTTTCTGATATGTTGGTGGCACTCACTCATAACAATGGTGATGGGCGGATCATAGTCTCAAAGATGAATTCGTCCACCTCTGGCCAAAAAGGAGGGTACATTAAATACGTCATGCTCACTGGAGCGAAGTTATTCTCGGAG GTGGTGGATGAAGCTCACGCTGTTGTATTGGCCGGTGGGACTCTTCAACCTATAGAAGAGACAAGGGAACGACTCTTTCCGTGGCTACCTTCAAATCAGCTGCAGTTCTTCTCTTGTAGTCACATTGTTCCCTCTGAGAGTATAATGCCAATCGCAGTTTCACATGGTCCGTCTGGTCTGTCTTTTGACTTTAGCCACAGTTCAAGAAGCTCAACAGAAATG ATACAGGAGTTGGGACTATTGATGAGTAACCTGGTGGCATTGGTTCCCGAAGGAGTTAtcgtcttcttctcctcctttgaGTATGAAACACAGGTGCACACAGCGTGGACCAACTCGGGGATACTCAGAAGAATAATGAAGAAGAAGCGTGTGTTTAGAGAACCCAGAAGAAACACTGAAGTCGAAGCTGTTCTCAGAGATTACAAGGAAGCGATAGAGAGCCAAAGAGGGGCAATAATGCTAGCTGTGGTTGGTGGGAAGGTGTCAGAAGGAATCAACTTCAGCGATGGCATGTGTCGGTGTGTTGTGATGGTTGGTCTGCCTTATCCCAGCCCATCTGACATTGAGCTGTTAGAGAGAATAAAGCATATAGAAGGTCTTGGAGATACGGAATCGTCGAAACCTTGTCTGACTTTGGTTGACGACTCATACTACAGTGGAGATGTTCGAGAAGGGTTTGGGGTATTAAGGAGCTGCAGAAGGAGAGGGAAAGAGTACTATGAGAATCTGTGTATGAAAGCAGTTAACCAATCAATCG gtagGGCAATAAGGCACGCAAAGGACTATTCAGCCATTTTACTGGTAGATGCTCGATACGCGAATGATCCTGCCAAAAGAACATCTCATCCATCCAGCAAGCTCCCAAAGTGGATCAAAGATCATCTTATTTATTCCACCAAAGGCTATGGAGACGTTCACAGACTGTTGCACCAATtctttaaacataaaaatgtcCAAAAATCATCCTGA
- the LOC106396149 gene encoding ATP-dependent DNA helicase DDX11-like isoform X1: MLCVVGQCNMKEMIDKTQLAEEKQEFPGFPYEPYSIQIDFMNALYRFLDKGGVSMLESPTGTGKSLSIICSALQWLLDRNEKLNNNSGSSDKVVVVGEEVDESEPDWIRNFTVNSHNDAKTNSKSPFRVKKHAKEKRDFDARKEEEVSIRKQEAGDEANEQEFCLEEYESEEDSSSKRKPVGGGFYTSSEDEEDGSDEEEEGGGGGLKVFYCSRTHSQLSQFVKELRKTVFAQRVRVVCLGSRKNMCINEDVLKLGNVGRINERCLDLQKKKTSLASKKKKNLGTNVKGGRTKSSSCRCPMLRKQSLQREFKAEILQQEAMDIEDLVQLGREMRTCPYYGSRRVAPAAELIILPYQSLLSKSSRESLGLNLKNSVVIIDEAHNLADTLLSMHDAKITISQLEDVHSSIESYLGRFQNLLGAGNRRYIQTLLILIRALLKPLATTSDGNLNSGNSGLDSGNPSKSKPCGGCSMAINDFLFSLNIDNINLVKLLAYIKQSNIIHKVSGYGERVAMLQKDPTAREEMSKLSSFRAFSDMLVALTHNNGDGRIIVSKMNSSTSGQKGGYIKYVMLTGAKLFSEVVDEAHAVVLAGGTLQPIEETRERLFPWLPSNQLQFFSCSHIVPSESIMPIAVSHGPSGLSFDFSHSSRSSTEMIQELGLLMSNLVALVPEGVIVFFSSFEYETQVHTAWTNSGILRRIMKKKRVFREPRRNTEVEAVLRDYKEAIESQRGAIMLAVVGGKVSEGINFSDGMCRCVVMVGLPYPSPSDIELLERIKHIEGLGDTESSKPCLTLVDDSYYSGDVREGFGVLRSCRRRGKEYYENLCMKAVNQSIGRAIRHAKDYSAILLVDARYANDPAKRTSHPSSKLPKWIKDHLIYSTKGYGDVHRLLHQFFKHKNVQKSS; encoded by the exons ATGCTTTGTGTAGTAGGCCAATGCAATATGAAGGAGATGATTGATAAAACACAGTTGGCGGAGGAGAAACAAGAGTTCCCGGGGTTCCCGTACGAGCCCTACTCGATCCAAATCGATTTCATGAACGCTCTCTATCGTTTTCTCGACAAGGGAGGCGTCTCCATGCTCGAAAGCCCCACTG GGACTGGAAAATCTCTAAGCATTATCTGCAGTGCTCTACAGTGGCTGCTCGACCGTAATGAGAAATTAAATAACAACTCAGGATCATCCGAtaaggttgttgttgttggtgaagAAGTAGATGAATCCGAGCCCGATTGGATTCGAAATTTCACTGTCAATAGCCATAATGATGCCAAGACCAATAGTAAATCTCCGTTTAGGGTCAAGAAACACGCCAAGGAGAAGAGAGATTTTGATGCGAGAAAGGAAGAAGAGGTTTCCATAAGGAAGCAAGAGGCTGGTGATGAGGCGAACGAGCAAGAGTTTTGTTTGGAAGAATACGAAAGCGAAGAGGATTCATCTTCAAAGAGAAAACCTGTGGGAGGAGGTTTCTACACCTCTTcagaggatgaggaagatggctcggacgaagaagaagaaggaggaggaggaggactcAAGGTTTTCTATTGCAGCCGGACTCATTCTCAGCTTTCTCAGTTTGTGAAGGAGCTGAGGAAGACTGTATTCGCCCAAAGAGTCAGAGTTGTATGTCTAGGCTCCCGAAAGAACATGTGCATCAATGAAG ATGTTCTTAAGCTTGGGAACGTGGGCAGAATCAACGAGAGGTGCTTGGATTtgcaaaagaagaagacatctcTAGCCTCTAAAAAGAAGAAG AATTTAGGTACAAACGTTAAGGGAGGACGAACCAAATCATCATCTTGCAGATGCCCGATGCTTAGGAAACAGTCACTACAGAGAGAGTTCAAGGCTGAGATTCTCCAGCAAGAAGCCATGGACATTGAGGATCTTGTCCAGCTTGGACGAGAGATGAGGACGTGTCCATACTATGGCTCTAGAAGAGTGGCCCCTGCAGCTGAACTTATTATTCTTCCGTACCAGTCTCTCCTGTCAAAGTCTTCGCGAGAATCTCTTGGTCTGAACTTGAAAAACAGTGTCGTCATAATAGACGAGGCTCACAATTTGGCTGACACTCTTCTCAGTATGCATGATGCAAAAATAACAATATCACAG TTGGAAGATGTACACAGCAGCATAGAGAGTTATCTTGGAAGATTCCAGAACCTCTTGGGAGCTGGGAACCGTAGATACATCCAAACTCTGTTGATTCTCATCCGAGCTCTCCTCAAACCTCTTGCCACCACCAGTGACGGGAATCTCAACAGTGGAAATAGTGGGCTTGATTCAGGAAACCCTTCTAAAAGCAAGCCTTGTGGTGGTTGCTCGATGGCGATAAATGACTTTTTATTCTCTCTGAATATAGACAATATAAACTTGGTCAAGTTACTCGCCTATATAAAGCAAAGCAATATCATTCATAAG GTGAGTGGATATGGAGAGAGAGTTGCTATGTTGCAGAAAGACCCAACGGCACGTGAGGAAATGAGCAAGCTATCAAGTTTTAGAGCTTTTTCTGATATGTTGGTGGCACTCACTCATAACAATGGTGATGGGCGGATCATAGTCTCAAAGATGAATTCGTCCACCTCTGGCCAAAAAGGAGGGTACATTAAATACGTCATGCTCACTGGAGCGAAGTTATTCTCGGAG GTGGTGGATGAAGCTCACGCTGTTGTATTGGCCGGTGGGACTCTTCAACCTATAGAAGAGACAAGGGAACGACTCTTTCCGTGGCTACCTTCAAATCAGCTGCAGTTCTTCTCTTGTAGTCACATTGTTCCCTCTGAGAGTATAATGCCAATCGCAGTTTCACATGGTCCGTCTGGTCTGTCTTTTGACTTTAGCCACAGTTCAAGAAGCTCAACAGAAATG ATACAGGAGTTGGGACTATTGATGAGTAACCTGGTGGCATTGGTTCCCGAAGGAGTTAtcgtcttcttctcctcctttgaGTATGAAACACAGGTGCACACAGCGTGGACCAACTCGGGGATACTCAGAAGAATAATGAAGAAGAAGCGTGTGTTTAGAGAACCCAGAAGAAACACTGAAGTCGAAGCTGTTCTCAGAGATTACAAGGAAGCGATAGAGAGCCAAAGAGGGGCAATAATGCTAGCTGTGGTTGGTGGGAAGGTGTCAGAAGGAATCAACTTCAGCGATGGCATGTGTCGGTGTGTTGTGATGGTTGGTCTGCCTTATCCCAGCCCATCTGACATTGAGCTGTTAGAGAGAATAAAGCATATAGAAGGTCTTGGAGATACGGAATCGTCGAAACCTTGTCTGACTTTGGTTGACGACTCATACTACAGTGGAGATGTTCGAGAAGGGTTTGGGGTATTAAGGAGCTGCAGAAGGAGAGGGAAAGAGTACTATGAGAATCTGTGTATGAAAGCAGTTAACCAATCAATCG gtagGGCAATAAGGCACGCAAAGGACTATTCAGCCATTTTACTGGTAGATGCTCGATACGCGAATGATCCTGCCAAAAGAACATCTCATCCATCCAGCAAGCTCCCAAAGTGGATCAAAGATCATCTTATTTATTCCACCAAAGGCTATGGAGACGTTCACAGACTGTTGCACCAATtctttaaacataaaaatgtcCAAAAATCATCCTGA
- the LOC106396167 gene encoding putative F-box protein PP2-B2, whose translation MHATMPSPFDSLPVDCISTIISFTSPRDACVAASVSKTFESAVKSDTVWEKFLPSEYSSLIPQYSRVFLSKKELYFALCDDPVLIEDGKKSFWLEKASGKRCIMLSLKESSITWGDTPQYWRWISIPESRFEKIAELLNVCWFNIGDGMHTRYLSPRTHYSVYIVFKTKNGCPNLGDSPVDVGVGLVGQEPSQKLIYFIGPPRRGRGRGRRRETETRDVTRPEAREDGWMEAELGEFYNDSCCDDISFSIIKTNTPHWKSGLIVQGIEFRPAKIR comes from the exons ATGCATGCAACGATGCCGTCACCGTTCGATTCATTGCCGGTGGATTGCATCTCCACCATTATCTCCTTCACGAGTCCACGAGACGCTTGCGTCGCTGCTTCTGTTTCGAAAACGTTTGAGTCGGCTGTTAAATCCGATACCGTGTGGGAGAAGTTTCTCCCTTCGGAATATTCCTCTCTGATTCCACAGTACTCGCGAGTTTTCTTGTCCAAGAAGGAGCTCTATTTCGCTCTCTGCGATGATCCTGTTCTCATCGAGGACGGCAAAAAG AGCTTCTGGTTAGAGAAAGCGAGTGGGAAAAGATGTATCATGTTATCTTTGAAGGAATCGTCGATCACATGGGGAGATACTCCCCAATATTGGCGATGGATTTCAATTCCTGAATCTAG GTTTGAAAAAATAGCAGAGCTACTCAATGTGTGTTGGTTTAATATTGGTGACGGGATGCATACTCGTTACCTATCTCCTAGAACTCATTACTCGGTTTACATCGTGTTCAAGACAAAGAACGGATGTCCTAATTTGGGAGATTCGCCGGTGGACGTTGGAGTTGGATTGGTTGGACAAGAACCTTCTCAAAAGTTGATATACTTTATTGGGCCTCCTCGTCGCGGTCGTGGTCGTGGTCGAAGGAGAGAGACAGAAACGAGAGATGTAACGAGACCAGAGGCGAGGGAAGATGGGTGGATGGAAGCCGAGCTTGGTGAGTTCTACAATGATTCATGTTGTGATGATATTTCGTTTAGTATTATTAAGACCAACACTCCTCACTGGAAAAGTGGTTTGATCGTTCAAGGAATTGAATTCCGCCCTGCCAAAATCAGGTAA